In Juglans microcarpa x Juglans regia isolate MS1-56 chromosome 4S, Jm3101_v1.0, whole genome shotgun sequence, a single window of DNA contains:
- the LOC121262697 gene encoding LOW QUALITY PROTEIN: peptidyl-prolyl cis-trans isomerase CYP95-like (The sequence of the model RefSeq protein was modified relative to this genomic sequence to represent the inferred CDS: deleted 1 base in 1 codon), with the protein MKKVAKKKNPLVFMDVSVDGDPAERMVFELFPDVAPKTAENFRALCTGEKGIGPKSGRPLHYKGSFFHHIIRGSFAQGGDFVKRDGTCGESIYVEDFPVESPSLKHDGPGLLSMAIADRDTLGSHFIVTFEADRHLDRKHVVFGKLAHGHKVLRKIENAGDENGRPTVTVKIINCGDFSENRKKANKLKIGKDVPSDANNHEARRKGKHKKSFRDRRKRRRRYSSSESESSSDTELESSESGSDSDLDLSSSSYTSSPSDDRRKKRKRSSKRDKYRRGKRSDKHQEKRRKKRDKRSKRRARRTSDSTTDSESRSESSSDSDELDVPGKDQKQNNHSQKTGCMDILLEKTATTSVKKYALLFWEEVHKSPNENGEHRSNGIEADAKSDGSGDRKPDIVDDYPEKSRSRSTSPKRHRSMSISPRSLGRSPSVSPKRSLSRSPCNLSRSPSLGRARSISRSPVRSDSSSSPVRSVSRSPASGRKGRNISGSPLGARPRRNVSESPVRSPPGRSESRSPRRTLSRKSISRSPIKVSRRSLGRSPIRSPRSMSRSSGRAPSRRISRSPFRPPIRNNHCSYSRSPSPAHWNKSPPDRGRSLSRSVSPDGSPKRIRRGRDFSQRYSYARQYRTPSASPVRSYRYGGRSDHDRYSSYRRYSPRRYPSPPRVRSPPRYRSRRSRTRSVSRSPPYHNRRYSCSCSPIRSRSPVEIYRSRVSPRAERRSLSRSRSPLESKSSLDSQSPKRASKDRSRSLSGSLDGKKGLVSYGDGSPDSAQR; encoded by the exons CTTTTCCCCGATGTTGCTCCCAAGACTGCTGAAAATTTTCGTGCACTTTGTACAG GAGAAAAGGGGATTGGTCCTAAAAGTGGAAGACCACTACACTACAAGGGATCATTTTTCCATCACATAATCAGGGGTTCCTTTGCGCAG GGTGGCGATTTTGTTAAACGAGATG gTACCTGTGGAGAGAGCATATACGTGGAAGATTTTCCAG TTGAGTCACCCAGCTTAAAGCACGATGGGCCTGGTCTTTTATCAATGGCAATTGCTGATCGAGATACTTTAGGCTCTCATTTCATTGTCACCTTTGAGGCTGATCGTCATCTTGACAG GAAGCATGTTGTCTTTGGGAAACTTGCTCATGGACACAAAGTACTgaggaaaattgaaaatgcGGGTGATGAAAATGGAAGGCCGACTGTAAcagttaaaatcatcaattgcGGTGACTTTAGTGAGA ACAGGAAAAAggcaaataaattgaaaataggAAAAGATGTACCTTCTGATGCAAACAATCATGAAGCACGACGGAAGGGAAAGCACAAGAAGTCATTTAGAGATAGgaggaaaaggagaagaagatactCTTCATCCGAGTCAGAGAGTTCCTCAGATACTGAGCTGGAATCATCTGAATCTGGTAGCGACTCCGACTTGGATTTATCATCCTCATCTTACACTAGTTCTCCAAGTGATGACAGGcgcaagaagaggaagagatctTCTAAGAGAGATAAATATAGA AGGGGAAAAAGAAGTGATAAACACCAGGAAAAAAGGCGAAAGAAGCGTGATAAGAGATCCAAGCGCAGAGCAAGAAG AACGTCGGATAGTACTACTGATAGTGAGAGCAGGAGTGAAAGTAGCTCTGATAGTGATGAGCTTGATGTTCCTGGAAAAG ATCAGAAGCAGAACAATCATTCTCAGAAGACTG GATGCATGGATATCCTTCTGGAGAAAACTGCTACCACCTcagtaaaaaaatatgcattacttttt TGGGAGGAAGTGCACAAATCCCCCAATGAGAATGGAGAGCACAGAAGCAATGGCATAGAAGCAGATGCTAAATCCGATGGGAGCGGAGATAGAAAACCTGACATAGTAGATGATTACCCAGAAAAATCTAG GAGCCGAAGCACAAGTCCTAAGAGGCATAGAAGTATGAGTATTAGTCCCAGGAGTCTGGGCAGAAGCCCAAGTGTTAGTCCCAAACGGAGTCTGAGCAGAAGTCCTTGTAATCTTAGTAGAAGCCCCTCTCTTGGACGAGCAAGGAGCATCAGCAGAAGTCCTGTTAGAAGTGATAGCAGTAGCAGTCCAGTCAGAAGTGTCAGCAGAAGTCCAGCAAGCGGCAGGAAAGGGAGAAATATCAGTGGGAGCCCATTGGGAGCTCGGCCTCGAAGAAATGTTTCTGAGAGTCCTGTTAGGTCCCCACCGGGAAGAAGCGAAAGCAGGAGTCCACGGAGAACCTTATCAAGAAAATCAATTAGCAGAAGCCCTATAAAAGTTTCTAGAAGAAGCTTAGGCAGAAGCCCAATCAGATCTCCGAGAAGCATGAGCAGAAGCTCAGGTAGGGCCCCTTCAAGGAGGATTAGCCGAAGTCCATTTAGGCCGCCAATCCGGAATAATCATTGCAGTTATTCCAGGAGCCCTAGCCCTGCACACTGGAACAAGTCACCCCCTGACCGAGGAAGGAGTTTGTCAAGAAGTGTTTCCCCAGATGGGTCTCCCAAGCGTATCAGAAGGGGGCGTGATTTTAGTCAGCGGTACTCTTATGCACGGCAATACAGAACTCCGTCTGCATCTCCTGTGAGGTCTTATCGTTATGGTGGTAGAAGTGATCACGACAG ATATTCAAGTTACAGAAGGTATTCCCCTAGACGTTACCCAAGCCCACCAAGAGTGAGAAGTCCTCCAAG ATACAGAAGCAGAAGAAGTAGGACACGATCTGTATCACGAAGCCCACCCTACCATAATCGGCGCTACAGCTGTAGCTGTAGCCCCATACGCAGCCGTTCACCAGTTGAGATCTATAGATCTCGTGTGTCTCCAAGGGCTGAGAGGAGATCACTTTCTAGGAGCAGAAGCCCATTGGAATCAAAGTCCTCATTGGACTCTCAATCTCCTAAGCGGGCAAGCAAAGACAGGTCAAGGTCATTGTCCGGAAGCCTGGATGGTAAGAAGGGCCTGGTCTCTTATGGAGATGGTTCTCCTGACTCAGCCCAAAGGTGA